A stretch of Prunus dulcis chromosome 6, ALMONDv2, whole genome shotgun sequence DNA encodes these proteins:
- the LOC117629986 gene encoding phosphoglycerate mutase-like protein AT74, whose protein sequence is MQQQNCNSKPQPVLPKRIILMRHGESQANIDIAAYSTTPHNKIPLTDVGLAQAHLAGAHLHRVISDIDTNSPNWRVYFYVSPYQRTRSTLCQIGRSFSRTRVIGVREECRLREQDFGNFRSQDRVKAIKESREKFGRFFFRNPEGESAADVYDRVSSFLESLWRDIDMNRLRHDPCHDLNLIIISHGLTARVFLMKWFKWTVEQFEHLHNLGNCEFQVMQLGKGGEYSLAIHHSEEELVEWGLSPEMIADQKWRAHANRGDWNERCPWYLDTFFNRLADSEDSGESEDIWHETDEKIQQSN, encoded by the exons ATGCAGCAGCAAAATTGCAACAGCAAACCGCAGCCAGTTCTTCCGAAGCGGATAATCTTAATGCGGCACGGCGAGTCTCAGGCCAATATAGACATCGCCGCCTACTCCACCACCCCCCACAACAAAATCCCACTGACGGACGTGGGCCTGGCCCAGGCCCACCTCGCCGGCGCCCACCTCCACCGCGTCATCTCCGACATCGACACCAACAGCCCCAACTGGCGCGTCTACTTCTACGTCTCTCCCTACCAGAGGACGCGCTCCACGCTTtgtcagatcggacggtcctTCTCCCGGACACGTGTCATTGGCGTCCGAGAGGAGTGCCGGTTACGGGAGCAGGACTTCGGCAACTTTCGATCGCAGGATCGGGTCAAGGCCATTAAGGAGTCCCGGGAGAAGTTTGGCCGCTTCTTCTTTCGGAATCCGGAGGGAGAGTCCGCCGCTGATGTCTACGATCGTGTTTCAA GTTTTCTTGAATCATTATGGAGGGACATTGACATGAACAGGCTTCGCCATGACCCTTGCCATGACCTCAATCTTATAATAATATCACACGGATTAACGGCACGCGTCTTCCTCATGAAGTGGTTCAAGTGGACGGTTGAGCAATTCGAGCACCTACACAATCTTGGAAATTGCGAATTTCAAGTGATGCAATTAGGAAAGGGCGGAGAATACAGCTTAGCAATCCATCACAGTGAGGAAGAACTAGTAGAATGGGGTCTCTCCCCTGAAATGATAGCTGACCAAAAGTGGCGAGCCCATGCCAACAGGGGTGATTGGAATGAGCGTTGCCCCTGGTACCTTGATACTTTTTTCAACCGTCTAGCTGACTCGGAAGACAGCGGAGAAAGTGAAGACATTTGGCATGAAACTGATGAAAAGATTCAGCAATCAAATTGA